One segment of Sinorhizobium sp. BG8 DNA contains the following:
- a CDS encoding D-lyxose/D-mannose family sugar isomerase: MKRSEINAIIAEGDAFFRSFGYRLPPFAHYSPEEMRRRVKSDSAAIASGNLGWDITDFGSGDFSGCGLFLFTVRNGSAEDLKNGRGMLYAEKIMIVRENQLTPMHHHIVKAEDIINRGGGTLVLELRNVAADGSVDEQTDVTVDVDGCKRRVGVGERLRLSPGESVTLLPHHWHAFWGEDGDVLVGEVSTVNDDRTDNIFRDSVGRFAEIEEDGQPARLLVSDYEKWLA, from the coding sequence ATGAAGCGCAGTGAAATCAATGCAATCATTGCCGAAGGCGATGCCTTCTTTCGCTCGTTCGGCTATCGCCTGCCGCCCTTCGCCCACTATTCGCCAGAGGAGATGCGCCGGCGCGTGAAGAGCGACAGCGCGGCAATCGCGTCCGGCAACCTCGGCTGGGACATCACGGATTTTGGTTCCGGGGACTTTAGCGGCTGCGGTCTCTTCCTTTTCACCGTCCGCAACGGTTCCGCCGAGGACCTGAAGAACGGCCGCGGCATGCTCTATGCCGAGAAGATCATGATCGTGCGGGAGAACCAGCTCACACCGATGCATCATCATATCGTCAAGGCCGAGGACATCATCAATCGCGGCGGCGGCACGCTCGTGCTTGAACTACGCAACGTGGCCGCGGACGGATCGGTCGACGAGCAGACGGACGTCACCGTCGACGTCGACGGCTGCAAGCGGCGGGTGGGAGTTGGGGAGCGGCTCAGGCTTTCGCCCGGAGAGAGCGTCACGCTGCTGCCACATCACTGGCACGCTTTCTGGGGCGAGGACGGCGACGTCCTCGTCGGGGAAGTCTCGACGGTGAACGACGACCGGACCGACAACATCTTTCGCGATTCCGTCGGCCGTTTCGCGGAGATCGAGGAAGACGGCCAGCCGGCTCGCCTGCTGGTCTCGGATTATGAAAAGTGGCTGGCCTAG
- a CDS encoding glycoside hydrolase family 2 protein, whose product MTARTDITTIDLSGTWRLSAADGSHAVAMCVPGDVHSALAAAAVIPEPYAGRNERDVQWVAEKDWAIERTFEVSPEMLEDSWYLDIASIDTVATVYVNGILVQDTDNCFLRYRPDVTEALHAGENTLRVLIHSSIAAGAARQAELPFFVPWHEFNSPIPNGNMLRKPQCHFGWDWNIALAPLGIYEGIALRRLDVARIEHVTTRQFHHADGAVDLYVTAILHADEPGVMPVYFCLEDERVRLDIGVKAGETAITHMFRIDSPKLWWPSGSGGQPLMHVRVETTTERVIRRVGLRQVELLTDADEAGSRFALRVNGREIFCRGANWIPADALASRVTRDGVRDLLQSAVDANMNMIRVWGGGFYEPDWFYDLCDELGLMVWQDFMFACNLYPSTQAFLDNVAAEVDYQVRRLSSHPSIVLWCGDNELVGALTWFDISRQNRDRYLVSYDRLNRTIELATRKAAPGAIWWPSSPASGYLDFGDAWHADGSGDMHYWSVWHENKSFDNYRSVRPRFCSEFGFQSYTSMPVMRTFAASKDLNISSPVIEWHQKNAGGNERIAGTMFRYFRFPKDFASFVYLSQVQQGLAIRTAVEYWRSLKPHCMGTLYWQLNDTWPVASWSSLDHGGRWKAMHYMVRRFFQPVTVAAIPSADGETIGFSMVNDTAEQVTVNLQSWLVTLAGEKRPFRATEGVCGPDRAEVLLSVPASDIPEGELLFWTFEASNGMAGEGHHVATTYKTLDLMPSGIGIEVAARPDGAFDILVTAERLALHVMLEADVEGRWSDNAFDLTAGQARRLVFRPNEPGLEPRFTWLDLFSCQSAEEEPSNEAQ is encoded by the coding sequence ATGACAGCAAGGACGGACATCACCACCATCGATCTTTCCGGGACCTGGCGTCTCAGCGCGGCGGATGGCAGCCACGCCGTCGCCATGTGCGTGCCGGGCGACGTTCACAGTGCGCTCGCGGCGGCCGCGGTGATCCCGGAACCCTATGCCGGGCGCAACGAGCGCGACGTGCAATGGGTGGCGGAGAAGGACTGGGCGATCGAGCGGACGTTCGAGGTTTCACCGGAAATGCTGGAGGATAGCTGGTATTTGGATATTGCCAGCATCGACACGGTGGCGACGGTCTATGTGAACGGCATCCTCGTGCAGGATACGGACAACTGCTTTCTGCGCTATCGCCCCGATGTCACCGAGGCGCTCCATGCGGGAGAGAACACGCTCCGGGTTCTCATCCATTCCAGCATCGCCGCCGGCGCGGCGCGTCAGGCCGAGCTGCCGTTCTTCGTACCCTGGCACGAGTTCAACTCACCCATTCCGAACGGCAACATGCTTCGCAAGCCGCAGTGCCACTTCGGCTGGGACTGGAACATCGCGCTGGCGCCTCTCGGCATCTACGAGGGGATCGCGCTCCGAAGGCTCGATGTCGCGCGCATCGAACACGTGACGACCCGGCAGTTCCACCATGCCGATGGCGCGGTTGATCTCTACGTGACCGCCATTCTCCATGCCGACGAACCCGGCGTGATGCCGGTCTACTTCTGCCTGGAGGACGAGCGGGTGCGGCTCGACATCGGCGTCAAGGCGGGGGAGACCGCCATCACGCATATGTTCCGGATCGACTCTCCCAAGCTCTGGTGGCCGTCGGGCAGCGGCGGGCAACCGCTCATGCATGTACGGGTGGAAACGACGACCGAGCGCGTCATCCGCCGGGTCGGGTTGCGACAAGTGGAGCTTCTGACAGATGCCGACGAGGCGGGCAGCCGGTTCGCGCTCCGCGTCAACGGCCGGGAGATCTTCTGCCGCGGGGCCAACTGGATACCTGCCGATGCGCTGGCGTCGCGCGTGACGAGGGATGGGGTCCGCGATCTCCTCCAGTCTGCCGTCGACGCCAACATGAACATGATCCGTGTCTGGGGCGGCGGCTTTTACGAGCCCGACTGGTTCTACGATCTCTGCGACGAGCTGGGCCTCATGGTCTGGCAGGACTTCATGTTCGCTTGCAACCTCTATCCGTCGACCCAGGCGTTCCTCGACAACGTTGCCGCCGAGGTGGACTACCAGGTCCGGCGTCTTTCCTCGCATCCCTCGATCGTCCTGTGGTGCGGGGACAACGAACTCGTCGGCGCGCTCACCTGGTTCGACATCAGCCGGCAGAACCGCGACCGCTACCTCGTCTCATACGACCGGCTCAACCGCACGATCGAGCTTGCGACGAGAAAGGCTGCTCCCGGTGCGATCTGGTGGCCGTCGAGCCCAGCCTCCGGCTATCTCGATTTCGGCGATGCATGGCATGCGGACGGCTCGGGCGACATGCACTACTGGTCCGTCTGGCACGAAAACAAGTCCTTCGACAATTACAGGTCCGTCCGGCCCCGGTTCTGCTCCGAGTTCGGTTTCCAGTCCTATACGTCGATGCCGGTGATGCGAACCTTCGCCGCTTCGAAGGACCTGAACATATCGTCGCCGGTCATCGAGTGGCATCAGAAGAATGCAGGTGGCAACGAGCGGATCGCCGGCACGATGTTCCGCTACTTCCGTTTCCCCAAGGATTTCGCAAGCTTCGTCTATCTGAGCCAGGTACAGCAGGGGCTGGCAATACGCACGGCGGTCGAATACTGGCGCTCGCTAAAGCCTCATTGCATGGGCACGCTCTACTGGCAGCTCAACGATACGTGGCCGGTTGCCTCGTGGTCGAGCCTGGACCATGGCGGGCGATGGAAGGCCATGCACTACATGGTCCGACGTTTCTTCCAGCCGGTGACCGTTGCCGCGATACCATCCGCAGACGGGGAGACGATCGGTTTTTCGATGGTCAACGACACTGCCGAGCAGGTGACTGTCAACCTCCAGTCCTGGCTCGTGACACTCGCCGGCGAGAAGCGCCCTTTCCGAGCGACCGAGGGCGTCTGCGGTCCGGACAGGGCCGAAGTACTTCTTTCCGTGCCCGCCAGCGATATCCCGGAAGGCGAGCTTCTGTTCTGGACCTTCGAAGCATCGAACGGGATGGCGGGCGAGGGGCACCACGTTGCGACCACCTACAAGACGCTCGACCTCATGCCATCGGGCATAGGGATAGAGGTTGCCGCACGGCCGGACGGCGCCTTCGACATCCTTGTCACCGCCGAGAGGCTTGCACTGCACGTCATGCTCGAGGCGGATGTCGAGGGGCGCTGGTCGGACAACGCTTTCGACCTGACAGCCGGTCAAGCCAGAAGGTTGGTCTTCCGTCCGAACGAACCCGGTCTAGAACCGAGGTTCACCTGGCTGGATCTTTTTTCCTGCCAGAGTGCCGAGGAGGAACCATCCAATGAAGCGCAGTGA
- a CDS encoding ABC transporter ATP-binding protein, with amino-acid sequence MNTASTSVSVKDLTLSFGAVTVLDQLNLDIGDGEFLVLLGSSGCGKSTLLNCIAGLLDVTDGQIFINGKNVTWEEPKDRGIGMVFQSYALYPQMTVEKNLSFGLHVAKVPQAEIDKRVARAAEILQIQPLLKRKPSELSGGQRQRVAIGRALVRDVDVFLFDEPLSNLDAKLRSELRVEIKRLHQSLKNTMIYVTHDQIEALTLADRIAIMKSGVIQQLADPNTIYNAPRNLFVAGFIGSPSMNFLRGELVAGADGKPEFVTHGVSFPLDGYRSGAPLVPGREVVLGVRPEHVRVNEGADLEHVAVVDIEEPMGADNLLWLKHAGHTMSVRIAGSRRFQPGTAVRLSFDMGLASLFDAKTEERI; translated from the coding sequence ATGAACACTGCATCGACAAGCGTATCCGTCAAAGACCTCACACTCAGCTTCGGCGCCGTGACGGTGCTCGACCAGCTGAACCTCGATATCGGCGATGGCGAGTTCCTGGTGCTGCTCGGCTCGTCCGGTTGTGGGAAGTCTACGCTGCTCAACTGCATTGCGGGGCTTCTCGACGTCACCGACGGACAGATCTTCATCAACGGCAAGAACGTCACCTGGGAGGAGCCGAAGGACCGGGGCATCGGGATGGTGTTTCAGTCCTATGCGCTCTATCCGCAGATGACCGTGGAAAAGAACCTTTCCTTCGGCCTACACGTGGCCAAGGTGCCGCAAGCCGAGATCGACAAACGCGTGGCGCGTGCCGCCGAGATCCTGCAGATCCAGCCGCTCCTGAAGCGCAAGCCCTCGGAACTTTCCGGCGGACAGCGCCAGCGCGTGGCGATCGGGCGGGCGCTCGTGCGCGACGTCGACGTCTTCCTCTTCGACGAGCCTCTCTCGAACCTCGATGCGAAGCTCAGATCCGAGCTGCGCGTGGAGATCAAGCGTCTCCACCAGTCGCTCAAGAACACGATGATCTACGTGACGCACGACCAGATCGAGGCGCTGACGCTTGCAGACCGCATCGCGATCATGAAGAGCGGCGTCATCCAGCAGCTCGCCGATCCGAACACGATCTACAACGCGCCCAGGAATCTCTTCGTCGCGGGCTTCATCGGCTCGCCGTCGATGAACTTCCTGCGCGGCGAGCTTGTCGCTGGCGCTGACGGCAAGCCGGAATTCGTCACCCACGGCGTGTCCTTTCCGCTCGATGGGTATCGATCGGGCGCGCCTCTGGTGCCGGGTCGCGAGGTCGTCCTCGGCGTTCGTCCCGAACACGTCAGGGTCAACGAGGGTGCGGACCTGGAGCATGTCGCGGTGGTGGACATCGAAGAACCGATGGGCGCCGACAACCTGCTGTGGCTGAAGCATGCGGGGCACACCATGTCCGTGCGCATCGCGGGTTCGCGCCGGTTCCAGCCGGGTACTGCAGTGCGGCTCAGTTTCGACATGGGGCTTGCCTCGTTGTTTGACGCTAAGACCGAGGAACGCATCTAG
- a CDS encoding carbohydrate ABC transporter permease, with protein MATVVEPSGSRPKRLLDPTRIMIYGVLAFAAIYYLLPLYVMVITSLKGMPEIRLGNIFSPPVEITFEPWVKAWDSACTGLYCEGLKVGFLNSVKITVPSVIVSILIASINGYALSYWRFKGANVFFTILIFGSFIPYQVMLYPLVILAREAGVFGTLTGIIIIHTIFGMPILTLVFRNYFASLPQELFKAARVDGAGFWQIFFRIMLPMSVPIMVVAVILQVTGIWNDFLFGVIFAGTQNFPMTVQLNNIVNATQGVKEYNVNMAATILTGAVPLAIYFFSGKYFVRGIAAGAVKG; from the coding sequence ATGGCCACCGTCGTCGAACCGTCCGGCAGCCGTCCGAAGCGCCTCCTCGATCCGACCCGGATCATGATCTACGGGGTGCTCGCATTCGCTGCCATCTACTATCTGCTTCCCTTGTACGTGATGGTGATTACGTCGCTGAAGGGCATGCCCGAAATCCGCCTCGGAAACATCTTCTCGCCACCCGTGGAGATCACCTTCGAACCCTGGGTCAAGGCATGGGATTCCGCCTGCACGGGCCTCTATTGTGAAGGGCTGAAGGTCGGCTTCCTCAATTCCGTGAAGATCACCGTTCCGAGCGTCATCGTTTCCATCCTGATCGCCTCGATCAACGGTTATGCGCTGTCCTACTGGCGCTTCAAGGGCGCGAACGTGTTCTTCACGATCCTGATCTTCGGCTCGTTCATTCCCTACCAGGTAATGCTCTACCCGCTGGTGATCCTCGCCCGCGAGGCTGGCGTCTTCGGCACGCTGACCGGCATCATCATCATCCACACCATCTTCGGCATGCCGATCCTGACGCTGGTCTTCCGCAACTACTTTGCCTCGCTCCCGCAGGAGCTTTTCAAGGCGGCGCGCGTAGACGGGGCGGGTTTCTGGCAGATCTTCTTCCGCATCATGCTGCCGATGTCCGTCCCGATCATGGTCGTGGCCGTGATCCTTCAGGTGACCGGCATCTGGAACGACTTCCTCTTCGGCGTGATCTTCGCCGGTACGCAGAACTTCCCGATGACCGTCCAGCTCAACAACATCGTCAACGCGACGCAGGGCGTGAAGGAATACAACGTGAACATGGCGGCAACCATCCTGACCGGGGCCGTGCCGCTCGCCATCTACTTCTTCTCCGGGAAATATTTCGTGCGCGGCATCGCCGCCGGCGCGGTGAAGGGATAA
- a CDS encoding ABC transporter substrate-binding protein has translation MKFRNLVAALAATVALPFSAAHAVDLEVTHWWTSGGEAAAVKVMADAVNAAGINWVDGAIAGGSNARPIIISRITGGNPMGATQLNTGRDAEDLVKAGLMTDLTAIAEKEGWKDFIRPAKLLDACTYEGKIYCVPVNIHSFQWMWLNRGVYESNGLKVPSNWNEFVEEAPKLKEKGVIPLAVGGEPWQLLGMANVFLVALNDADFYKKINVDKDAEAAAGPQMKKVFDAMAAARNFVDDGTVGRSWNDAANMVITGKAGAQIMGDWAQGEFQVAGQTAGKEYDCLPGLGLNPVLDTGGDAFYFPRPKDDNPDVVDAQLKMASLLVSKDLQVAFNLKKGSLPIRGDIDMSAANACMQKGIKILDDPANILPATEQAFSSDTQGQLEDLWVEFFNNPDMSVEEGQERFVEIIEAAN, from the coding sequence ATGAAATTCCGTAATCTGGTGGCCGCGTTGGCCGCAACCGTGGCGCTTCCGTTCAGTGCTGCTCACGCAGTCGATCTGGAGGTCACCCATTGGTGGACGTCGGGCGGTGAGGCCGCTGCGGTGAAGGTGATGGCCGATGCCGTTAACGCGGCGGGCATCAACTGGGTGGATGGTGCGATCGCCGGCGGCAGCAATGCGCGACCGATCATCATCAGCCGCATCACCGGCGGCAATCCGATGGGCGCAACCCAGCTCAATACAGGTCGCGACGCGGAGGACCTGGTGAAGGCCGGGCTGATGACCGACCTGACCGCAATTGCCGAAAAGGAAGGGTGGAAGGATTTCATCCGGCCGGCCAAGCTTCTTGATGCCTGCACCTATGAAGGCAAGATTTATTGCGTTCCGGTGAACATCCACTCGTTCCAGTGGATGTGGCTGAACCGCGGTGTCTACGAGAGTAATGGGCTCAAGGTTCCCTCGAACTGGAACGAGTTCGTCGAAGAGGCGCCGAAGCTGAAGGAAAAGGGCGTGATCCCGCTTGCTGTGGGCGGCGAACCCTGGCAGCTCCTCGGTATGGCGAACGTGTTCCTCGTTGCGCTGAACGACGCCGATTTCTACAAGAAGATCAATGTAGACAAGGACGCCGAGGCGGCCGCCGGGCCACAGATGAAGAAGGTGTTCGACGCCATGGCGGCGGCGCGTAACTTCGTCGACGACGGCACCGTCGGGCGTTCGTGGAACGACGCGGCCAACATGGTGATCACCGGCAAGGCCGGCGCACAGATCATGGGCGACTGGGCGCAGGGCGAGTTCCAGGTGGCGGGCCAGACGGCGGGCAAGGAATATGATTGCCTTCCCGGCCTCGGCCTCAACCCGGTGCTTGATACCGGTGGCGATGCCTTCTATTTCCCCCGGCCGAAGGATGACAATCCGGACGTGGTGGATGCGCAGCTGAAGATGGCCTCTCTGCTTGTCTCCAAGGACCTGCAGGTTGCCTTCAATCTGAAGAAGGGCTCCCTGCCGATCCGCGGCGATATCGACATGTCGGCCGCGAACGCCTGCATGCAGAAGGGTATCAAGATCCTGGACGACCCGGCCAATATCCTGCCGGCCACGGAACAGGCATTCTCCTCCGATACCCAGGGGCAGCTCGAGGATCTGTGGGTCGAGTTCTTCAACAATCCCGACATGTCCGTCGAGGAAGGCCAGGAACGCTTCGTCGAAATCATCGAGGCCGCGAACTAG
- a CDS encoding sugar ABC transporter permease, whose protein sequence is MSVARKPSSLTRNASAKIAAIPMILTTLVVFVGCSLWTVYYSFTSSRALPINDFVGLDQYRRLFRTSRWIISLENIAFYAVFCLLFSFTVGFILACFMDQKIRFENTFRTIYLYPFALSFIVTGVVWQWILNPTFGLQQAVRDLGWEGFTFDIIANRNTVMYALLIAGVWQGTGFVMALMLAGLRTIDEDIWKASRVDGIPKWRTYVFVVIPMMRPTFITSLVIVAAGIVRLYDLVVALTNGGPGISSEVPAKYVYDFMFARGNIGQGLAASTIMLVTVFIILIPWMYYEYGPKKKA, encoded by the coding sequence ATGTCGGTTGCGCGAAAACCGTCGTCCTTGACGCGCAATGCCAGCGCCAAGATAGCGGCAATCCCCATGATCCTGACGACCCTTGTCGTCTTCGTCGGCTGCTCGCTCTGGACAGTCTACTATTCGTTCACGTCGTCGAGGGCGCTGCCCATCAACGACTTCGTCGGCCTTGACCAGTACAGGCGCCTCTTTCGCACGTCGCGGTGGATCATATCCCTGGAGAACATCGCTTTCTACGCCGTGTTCTGCCTGCTGTTCTCGTTCACGGTCGGGTTCATTCTCGCCTGTTTCATGGACCAGAAGATCCGGTTCGAGAACACGTTCCGCACCATCTATCTCTATCCGTTCGCGCTTTCCTTCATCGTCACGGGCGTTGTCTGGCAGTGGATCCTCAACCCGACGTTTGGCCTGCAGCAGGCGGTGCGCGACCTTGGCTGGGAAGGCTTCACCTTCGACATCATCGCAAACCGCAACACCGTTATGTATGCGCTTCTCATCGCCGGCGTCTGGCAGGGGACCGGCTTTGTCATGGCCTTGATGCTGGCGGGTTTGAGAACGATCGACGAGGATATCTGGAAGGCATCCCGCGTCGACGGCATACCGAAGTGGCGGACCTACGTATTCGTCGTGATCCCGATGATGCGGCCGACCTTCATCACGTCGCTCGTCATCGTCGCTGCGGGCATCGTCCGTCTCTATGACCTCGTCGTGGCGCTCACCAATGGCGGGCCTGGAATCTCGTCCGAGGTGCCGGCCAAGTACGTTTACGACTTCATGTTCGCACGCGGCAATATCGGCCAGGGCCTAGCCGCATCAACCATCATGCTCGTCACCGTGTTCATCATCCTCATTCCGTGGATGTATTACGAATATGGTCCGAAGAAGAAGGCTTGA